The following are encoded in a window of Mycobacterium decipiens genomic DNA:
- a CDS encoding TetR/AcrR family transcriptional regulator produces the protein MTVSAPSKTNRYRRRGEVLERALYEATLAELRAVGYAGLTMEGIAARAQTGKAALYRRWADKRELALAAVQYAVPPVPEPRADRSARENLLAVFTANCEILAGRTALPSMEIVGQLLHEPELRAIFVNSVWAPRLRIVESILQAGVRSGEIDPAILTPMTARIGPALLHQHVLFTGSPPDREQLSRIVDAMILPHVKASRPN, from the coding sequence ATGACGGTGAGCGCACCCTCGAAAACCAACCGATACCGGCGGCGAGGCGAGGTGCTGGAGCGTGCGCTATACGAGGCGACGCTGGCCGAGTTGAGGGCCGTCGGGTACGCCGGGCTGACCATGGAAGGGATCGCGGCGCGCGCCCAAACCGGCAAAGCCGCGTTGTATCGGCGCTGGGCCGACAAACGTGAACTGGCTTTGGCCGCGGTGCAATACGCCGTCCCGCCGGTGCCCGAACCGCGCGCTGACCGATCGGCGCGGGAGAATCTCCTGGCGGTGTTTACCGCCAACTGCGAAATCCTGGCCGGCAGAACCGCCCTCCCCAGCATGGAGATCGTCGGCCAGCTCCTGCACGAGCCCGAATTGCGCGCTATCTTCGTCAACTCCGTGTGGGCCCCGCGGCTGCGAATCGTCGAATCAATCCTGCAGGCCGGCGTACGCTCCGGCGAAATCGACCCCGCGATTCTCACGCCCATGACCGCGCGCATTGGGCCCGCCCTGCTGCATCAGCATGTGTTGTTCACCGGATCGCCGCCCGACCGCGAGCAACTCAGCCGCATCGTCGATGCCATGATCCTGCCGCACGTGAAAGCCAGCAGACCCAACTGA